One part of the Parabacteroides distasonis ATCC 8503 genome encodes these proteins:
- a CDS encoding SusC/RagA family TonB-linked outer membrane protein, whose product MNKISKLFSLRNIARFSALSLLVSAFSTTDLAAMGANETNVLPVVNVAQQSKSVSGVVADKSGEPIIGANVVVKGANVGSITDFDGAFKIENVPSAAILQISYIGFKTQEIPVGSKSSFNITLEEDSETLDEVVVVGYGSSVKKDLTTAVTSVKSKDFLAGAVNDAMQMIDGKVAGVSVNSAAAADPNSSSSIQVRGASSLKAGNSPLVVIDGMPGGDLRNIAQADIESITVLKDGSAAAIYGSRGANGVILVTTKQGKAGKTTITYDGYVEHDFVASRPDILDADEYLEKVTGAKDYGYRTNWYDEVLNKDNFGHNHNISLSGGSESTIFRVSANYRQKGGLDIASNRKEYGLRGSFKQTTLEGLLEVGGNFSYRVADEDYTDYGSFKQAVQLNPTYSVDEMDAFKGNSYSYNPVKNLTERDRGALQEYSIIDLNAKLNILDNLSTELKLGRQGHSKKEQDYKFKTFRECIDGGYNGWAKITQENWTDWTLEWLGNYNFKINEVHDFKIMAGYSYQEFNYEKLMANNRNFPSDAFMTNYLQGGDYEKVSGRLGMESQKTQEKTIAFLGRINYNWNDIFLFTGSLRHEGNSKFGVDHKWGTFPAASAAWRMSKLPVFENSGMVDDLKLRFSYGVTGRSGFDRYISLAKYSGYGEYYSDQFGWLQGYGPGNNPNYDLAWEKQISYNLGIDYTLFESRLSGSLDFFIRDGKDVIGDYKVPLPPYLHESIVANVGTTTSKGFEFQANWDAVRTEDFSYSTNVMLSYTTSKLKSFSNEKYQLGFIEGEGFPSPGNPGSAQRLQDDTPIGSFYGFRYAGVDDAGNILIWKGGEIGGDTKLGSDGDEKDKVYLDGTGVPKWELSWGNTFTYKNFDLSLFFRGRFGYKVMNQYEMYYGLQVVAGDNKLSSAYEENAHIKGPKVICDYFLQNGNYLRLDNITVGWTPKLNTKWISSLRVYGTLKNVFTLTKYSGVDPTTVTTTGLWPGIGGMDVYPTARNLTFGVQITY is encoded by the coding sequence AAAGTGTTTCCGGAGTAGTCGCCGACAAGTCTGGTGAGCCGATTATTGGCGCTAACGTAGTTGTGAAGGGGGCGAACGTGGGTAGCATTACCGACTTTGATGGTGCTTTCAAGATCGAGAATGTACCTAGTGCTGCTATCCTGCAAATCTCTTATATTGGTTTCAAGACGCAAGAGATTCCGGTAGGAAGTAAGTCTTCTTTCAATATAACGCTAGAGGAAGATTCCGAAACTTTGGATGAGGTTGTGGTTGTCGGTTATGGCTCGTCCGTGAAAAAGGACTTGACTACTGCTGTGACCAGTGTGAAAAGCAAGGATTTCTTGGCGGGTGCCGTGAATGATGCGATGCAGATGATCGATGGTAAGGTGGCCGGTGTATCGGTAAACAGTGCGGCCGCTGCCGACCCGAACTCCAGCTCTAGTATCCAAGTGCGCGGTGCTTCTTCCTTGAAAGCGGGTAATAGCCCGTTAGTCGTAATTGACGGTATGCCCGGTGGCGACCTTCGTAACATCGCACAGGCAGATATCGAGTCGATCACGGTATTGAAAGATGGTTCTGCCGCTGCCATCTATGGTTCTCGCGGTGCCAATGGTGTTATCTTGGTGACCACTAAACAGGGTAAGGCAGGTAAGACTACTATCACGTATGATGGATACGTAGAGCATGATTTCGTGGCAAGTCGGCCGGATATCTTGGATGCGGATGAGTATTTGGAGAAGGTGACCGGTGCGAAGGATTATGGGTATCGTACGAATTGGTACGATGAGGTGCTGAACAAGGATAACTTCGGACATAACCATAATATCTCTTTATCCGGAGGTAGCGAGAGCACGATCTTCCGTGTTTCTGCCAACTATCGTCAGAAAGGGGGACTCGATATCGCTTCTAATCGTAAGGAATATGGCTTGCGCGGTAGTTTCAAACAGACTACGTTGGAAGGCTTGCTGGAAGTAGGCGGTAACTTCTCGTACCGTGTGGCCGATGAGGATTATACGGATTATGGCTCTTTCAAGCAGGCGGTCCAGTTGAATCCTACCTATAGCGTAGACGAGATGGACGCTTTCAAGGGCAACAGTTATTCTTATAATCCGGTGAAGAACTTGACCGAGCGTGACCGCGGAGCTTTGCAGGAATACTCGATCATCGACTTGAACGCGAAGTTGAATATCTTGGATAACTTGAGCACGGAGCTGAAACTCGGTCGCCAAGGGCATAGCAAGAAAGAGCAAGACTATAAGTTCAAGACATTCCGCGAGTGTATCGATGGCGGATACAATGGCTGGGCGAAGATCACGCAAGAGAACTGGACGGACTGGACGTTGGAGTGGTTGGGTAACTACAACTTTAAGATCAACGAGGTGCACGACTTCAAGATCATGGCCGGTTACTCTTACCAAGAGTTTAATTACGAGAAATTGATGGCCAACAACCGTAACTTTCCCTCAGATGCGTTCATGACTAATTATTTGCAAGGTGGCGATTATGAGAAGGTAAGCGGTCGTCTTGGCATGGAATCGCAAAAGACGCAGGAGAAGACCATCGCTTTCTTGGGCCGTATCAATTATAACTGGAACGACATTTTCTTGTTCACGGGATCATTGCGCCATGAGGGTAATTCCAAGTTTGGCGTGGATCATAAGTGGGGTACTTTCCCGGCGGCTTCCGCCGCATGGCGCATGTCCAAGCTGCCCGTGTTCGAGAATAGTGGAATGGTAGACGACTTGAAGCTTCGCTTCTCTTACGGTGTGACCGGGCGTTCCGGTTTCGACCGCTATATCTCATTGGCCAAGTACTCCGGATATGGAGAGTACTATAGCGATCAGTTCGGCTGGTTGCAGGGGTATGGACCGGGCAATAACCCGAACTATGACTTGGCTTGGGAGAAGCAGATCTCTTACAACTTGGGTATCGACTATACCTTGTTCGAATCTCGCTTGTCTGGTAGCTTGGACTTCTTTATCCGCGACGGTAAAGACGTGATCGGTGATTACAAGGTGCCCCTGCCTCCTTATTTGCACGAGTCTATCGTGGCCAACGTGGGAACAACTACCTCCAAGGGCTTCGAGTTCCAGGCGAATTGGGATGCCGTGCGGACAGAGGATTTCTCTTATTCCACGAACGTGATGTTGTCTTATACGACCTCAAAACTGAAATCATTCTCGAATGAAAAATATCAGTTAGGTTTTATCGAGGGCGAAGGTTTCCCATCTCCGGGGAACCCAGGATCAGCCCAGCGCTTGCAGGATGACACGCCTATCGGTTCTTTCTATGGCTTCCGCTACGCAGGTGTGGATGATGCTGGCAATATCTTGATCTGGAAAGGTGGAGAGATCGGCGGAGATACGAAACTCGGCTCGGATGGTGATGAGAAAGATAAGGTGTATCTGGACGGTACGGGTGTGCCCAAATGGGAGTTGTCGTGGGGCAATACCTTCACGTATAAGAATTTCGACCTTTCTTTGTTCTTCCGCGGACGTTTTGGATACAAGGTGATGAACCAATATGAAATGTATTACGGTTTGCAAGTGGTTGCGGGTGACAATAAGCTTTCTTCCGCTTACGAGGAGAACGCCCATATTAAGGGTCCCAAAGTGATTTGCGACTACTTCTTGCAGAATGGCAACTATTTGCGCCTGGATAACATCACGGTGGGATGGACACCGAAGTTGAATACGAAATGGATCTCAAGCTTGCGTGTGTATGGAACCTTGAAGAACGTATTTACGCTGACGAAGTATTCGGGCGTGGATCCTACGACCGTAACGACAACCGGTTTGTGGCCGGGCATTGGTGGCATGGATGTATATCCGACCGCACGTAACCTGACGTTTGGTGTACAAATTACTTATTAA